From a region of the Jatrophihabitans sp. genome:
- a CDS encoding TerD family protein has translation MGSNIAVSAAAVRMTLRWSQAPGPADLDLSALLLQAHGKVGVEEDFVFYNQPRHPSGAVAHLTKSQTGQDFDRIDVDLDRVPADVARVMITASVSGATLGQISGLELSMVDALTEQQLARFPMQGNAETAFLCGELYRRAGAWKFRAIGQGYSAGLAGIATDFGITVDDAPAPPPPPPSVPPQPSAPARPSPPGGGAPVPDPTMTPSAPMAGTPAGPPATEGAAQRTGDIASQVQEAFEPPPPDEKSQRRSAERDFGKEADAIGKILSASGEVPLVIASDTAFNTRVIVVTDQRAFQIKGGKIRRELAHSQVQVTKLRPLFDGILVIVESFMANQDFRPDDPRREEHILQVKVATPGIANLIRGHIDRLIGA, from the coding sequence ATGGGTAGCAATATCGCGGTGTCCGCCGCCGCGGTGCGGATGACGCTGCGCTGGTCGCAGGCGCCCGGGCCGGCTGATTTGGACCTGTCCGCGCTGCTGCTGCAGGCACATGGCAAGGTCGGCGTCGAGGAGGACTTCGTCTTCTACAACCAGCCTCGCCATCCCTCCGGCGCCGTGGCGCACCTGACCAAGTCCCAGACCGGCCAGGACTTCGACCGGATCGACGTCGACCTGGACCGGGTGCCTGCCGACGTCGCCCGGGTCATGATCACAGCATCGGTCAGCGGAGCGACCCTGGGTCAGATCTCGGGTCTGGAGCTGTCCATGGTCGACGCGCTGACCGAGCAGCAGCTGGCGCGCTTTCCCATGCAGGGAAACGCCGAAACCGCGTTTCTCTGCGGCGAGCTGTATCGCCGCGCCGGCGCGTGGAAGTTCCGTGCGATAGGTCAGGGATACAGCGCAGGCCTGGCCGGCATCGCGACCGATTTCGGCATCACTGTCGACGACGCTCCAGCGCCGCCGCCGCCACCGCCGTCGGTACCGCCACAGCCGTCAGCGCCGGCGCGGCCGTCCCCGCCGGGGGGCGGCGCGCCCGTGCCCGACCCGACGATGACGCCGTCCGCTCCGATGGCCGGAACGCCTGCGGGACCTCCCGCCACCGAGGGCGCTGCCCAGCGGACCGGGGATATCGCGAGTCAGGTGCAGGAGGCGTTCGAGCCACCCCCACCGGATGAGAAATCCCAACGACGATCGGCCGAACGCGATTTCGGGAAGGAAGCCGACGCGATCGGCAAGATCCTGTCGGCCAGCGGCGAGGTTCCGCTGGTCATCGCTTCCGACACTGCCTTCAACACCCGCGTCATAGTCGTCACCGACCAGCGAGCATTCCAGATCAAGGGCGGCAAGATCCGAAGGGAACTGGCGCACAGCCAGGTGCAGGTCACCAAGCTTCGCCCGCTCTTCGACGGCATCCTGGTGATCGTCGAATCCTTCATGGCCAATCAGGATTTTCGACCGGACGACCCTCGCCGCGAGGAGCACATCCTGCAGGTGAAGGTGGCCACGCCCGGTATCGCCAACCTCATTCGCGGCCATATCGACCGCCTCATCGGCGCCTGA
- a CDS encoding type II toxin-antitoxin system VapC family toxin: protein MIGYLDTSAFVPLLIAEPSSPSCRRFWDDADTVVASRLMYVEAAASLAQARRLNRLTTRTHRGALTLLDQLWEQVDVVEVDQPAVVRAAALAEQQLGLRGYDAVHSAAAESVLDDDLVAAAGDRELLAAWSKLGLATYDTNAP from the coding sequence GTGATCGGCTATCTCGACACCTCAGCCTTTGTCCCGCTGCTGATCGCCGAGCCGAGCAGCCCGTCCTGCCGTCGCTTCTGGGACGACGCCGACACGGTCGTAGCAAGCCGGTTGATGTACGTCGAAGCCGCGGCTTCCCTTGCCCAGGCGAGGCGGCTGAACCGGCTCACCACTCGAACGCACCGCGGCGCGCTCACCTTGCTCGATCAGCTATGGGAGCAGGTCGATGTCGTGGAGGTGGACCAGCCGGCAGTCGTCCGGGCCGCGGCGCTGGCCGAGCAGCAGCTCGGACTTCGAGGCTATGACGCTGTGCACTCCGCCGCCGCCGAGAGCGTCCTAGACGATGACCTGGTCGCGGCGGCCGGTGATCGGGAGTTGCTGGCCGCCTGGTCGAAGCTGGGACTGGCCACGTACGACACCAACGCGCCCTGA
- a CDS encoding type II toxin-antitoxin system prevent-host-death family antitoxin: MDVGIRELRDNLSRHLASVHDGHTVTVTDHGRPIARIVPIGQPTRLETLIAEGRVAKAARRKRPAPDPLLAGGTVSDLVRDQRR; encoded by the coding sequence ATGGACGTAGGCATCAGAGAGTTGCGAGACAACCTCAGCCGTCACCTGGCCTCGGTCCACGACGGGCACACGGTCACGGTGACCGACCATGGCCGGCCGATCGCGCGAATCGTGCCGATCGGGCAGCCCACCAGGCTGGAGACCCTGATCGCCGAGGGCCGGGTGGCCAAGGCCGCTCGCCGTAAACGTCCCGCCCCCGATCCCTTGCTCGCAGGGGGAACGGTCTCTGACCTCGTCCGTGACCAGCGGCGGTGA